One Setaria viridis chromosome 5, Setaria_viridis_v4.0, whole genome shotgun sequence genomic region harbors:
- the LOC117859085 gene encoding uncharacterized protein: MISGAGNQQAAADEELARKNAAVATSRQWSAQTESRIVRVSRVFGGKDRHSKVKTVKGLRDRRVRLSVPTAIQLYDLQDRLGLNQPSKVVDWLLNAARHEIDKLPPLQFPPQDHHLMVGHLAPPMPLVHEEKFVGHHIATAAALASDGGAKVGQGGDVDMDWGGAASHHMGRFPAGGYHRFMGLNSAFGMVSSAIAPYSNYTAGEARNNSNVHDGGGGGSPQVAAAAAAHHSSFPSLLSLAPGPHQLVFYSPEADQQFQVDNLGSQSLSLSSARAYHDQAS; this comes from the coding sequence ATGATAAGCGGCGCCGGCAaccagcaggcggcggcggacgaggagCTAGCCCGGAAGAACGCCGCCGTGGCGACGTCGCGGCAATGGTCGGCGCAGACGGAGTCGCGCATCGTGCGCGTCTCCCGCGTCTTCGGCGGCAAGGACCGCCACAGCAAGGTGAAGACCGTCAAGGGGCTCCGCGACCGCCGGGTGCGGCTCTCCGTGCCGACGGCGATCCAGCTCTACGACCTGCAGGACCGCCTCGGCCTTAACCAGCCCAGCAAGGTCGTCGACTGGCTCCTCAACGCAGCGCGCCACGAGATCGACAAGCTGCCACCGCTCCAGTTCCCGCCGCAGGACCACCACCTCATGGTGGGGCACCTGGCGCCGCCCATGCCGCTGGTGCACGAGGAGAAGTTCGTCGGCCACCACATCGCCACGGCCGCGGCGCTCGCGAGCGACGGCGGGGCCAAGGTCGGCCAGGGCGGCGACGTCGACATGGACTGGGGCGGAGCCGCCAGCCACCACATGGGGAGGTTCCCCGCCGGCGGCTACCACCGGTTCATGGGGCTGAACAGCGCCTTCGGCATGGTCAGTAGCGCAATAGCGCCGTATAGCAACTACACCGCCGGAGAGGCACGGAATAACAGCAACGTgcatgacggcggcggcggcggctcgccgcaggtggcggccgctgccgcggctCACCACTCGTCGTTCCCGTCGTTGCTGTCTTTGGCTCCAGGGCCGCATCAGCTGGTGTTCTACTCCCCGGAAGCTGACCAGCAGTTCCAGGTGGATAACCTTGGCTCGCAAAGCCTGTCCTTGAGCTCGGCGAGGGCTTACCACGATCAGGCTAGCTAG
- the LOC117857646 gene encoding uncharacterized protein encodes MASAASSAAGAGKSLFQGLRRFLKKPWEITGPCASPEYRSALPNALEYRDKCPATIRDDRDKAIVPTSDPETVYDIKYFTRDRRRNRPPVRRTLLRKPDLERYMAAKQFDPTKDFPVPYVNTTVEEDDNTIGGGYQK; translated from the coding sequence atggcctccgccgcctcctcggccgccggcgccggcaagtCGCTGTTCCAGGGCCTCCGCAGGTTCCTCAAGAAGCCGTGGGAGATCACGGGGCCCTGCGCCTCGCCCGAGTACCGCAGCGCGCTCCCGAACGCGCTCGAGTACCGCGACAAGTGCCCGGCCACCATCCGGGACGACCGCGACAAGGCCATCGTGCCCACCTCCGATCCGGAGACCGTCTACGACATCAAGTACTTCacccgcgaccgccgccggaACCGCCCGCCCGTGCGTCGCACGCTGCTCCGCAAGCCCGACCTCGAGCGCTACATGGCTGCCAAGCAGTTCGACCCCACCAAGGACTTCCCCGTGCCATACGTCAACACCACCGTCGAGGAGGACGACAACACCATTGGCGGAGGCTACCAGAAGTGA
- the LOC117857643 gene encoding glycerophosphodiester phosphodiesterase GDPD6 isoform X1, with protein sequence MRPSRCCVPLFLLLLSHLAFARPLFPLPSKTKNEEKRPIQTFRPYNIAHRGSNGEIPEETAVAYLRAIEEGADFIETDILASKDGTLICFHDVTLDETTDVAEHKEFANRRRTYEVEWSNVTGWFVVDFTLEELKTLKVKQRYSFRDQQYNGMFSIITFEEFISIALDADRTVGIYPEIKDPVFINKHVKWADGKKFEDKFVDTLLKYGYKGQYMSENWLKQPLFIQSFAPTSIIYVSKLIDSPKVFLIDDITVRTQDTNQSYWEITSDDYLAYIGKYVVGLGPWKDTIVPAAGNYLMPPSDLVARAHAHNLQHSVVVQVHPYTYRNENQFLHFNFHQDPYAEYDFWIKNVGVDGLFTDFTGTLHQYQELTSPHRKDETANSLLVKISQMISAYEGL encoded by the exons ATGCGCCCATCTCGCT GTTGTGTTCCCCTTTTTCTTCTGCTACTATCACATTTGGCATTTGCTAGACCTCTCTTTCCACTACCAAGTAAGACGAAGAACGAAGAGAAAAGGCCCATACAGACATTTCGACCATATAATATTGCTCATCGTGGCTCAAACGGGGAAATTCCTGAAGAAACAGCTGTTGCATACCTG AGGGCTATTGAAGAAGGTGCAGATTTTATAGAGACTGACATCCTTGCTAGCAAAGATGGGACCTTGATCTGTTTTCATGATGTAACACTTGATGAGACAACTGATGTTGCCGAGCATAAGGAGTTTGCCAATCGAAGAAGAACCTATGAAGTGGAGTGGTCTAATGTTACTGGATGGTTTGTAG TGGACTTCACCCTGGAGGAACTTAAAACACTTAAAGTGAAGCAGAGATACTCATTCAGAGATCAACAGTACAATG GTATGTTTTCAATCATCACGTTTGAAGAATTCATTTCAATTGCCCTAGATGCGGATAGAACTGTTGGCATATACCCAGAGATTAAAGATCCAGTTTTTATCAACAAGCAT GTCAAGTGGGCTGATGGAAAGAAGTTTGAGGACAAATTTGTGGATACCTTGCTTAAATATGGATACAAAGGTCAATACATGTCAGAGAATTGGCTAAAGCAGCCATTGTTTATACAATCCTTTGCTCCCACCTCCATTATATATGTATCAAAATTGATTGACTCTCCCAAGGTATTTTTGATTGATGATATAACTGTGAGAACACAAGACACGAACCAG TCATACTGGGAAATAACTTCAGATGACTACCTTGCATATATTGGGAAATACGTTGTCGGCCTTGGTCCATGGAAAGATACCATTGTTCCAGCTGCAGGAAACTACTTGATGCCACCAAGTGATCTTGTTGCACGGGCACATGCTCATAATCTCCAG CATTCTGTTGTTGTGCAGGTGCATCCATACACTTACAGGAATGAGAACCAGTTCCTGCACTTCAACTTCCATCAGGATCCCTACGCTGAATATGATTTCTGGATAAAGAATGTGGGGGTTGATGGACTGTTTACAGATTTCACTGGAACCCTTCACCAGTACCAAGAATTGACATCCCCGCACCGGAAGGATGAAACTGCAAACAGCCTCCTAGTAAAAATTAGTCAAATGATCTCAGCATATGAAGGTCTCTGA
- the LOC117857643 gene encoding glycerophosphodiester phosphodiesterase GDPD6 isoform X2, which yields MRPSRCCVPLFLLLLSHLAFARPLFPLPSKTKNEEKRPIQTFRPYNIAHRGSNGEIPEETAVAYLRAIEEGADFIETDILASKDGTLICFHDVTLDETTDVAEHKEFANRRRTYEVEWSNVTGWFVVDFTLEELKTLKVKQRYSFRDQQYNGMFSIITFEEFISIALDADRTVGIYPEIKDPVFINKHVKWADGKKFEDKFVDTLLKYGYKGQYMSENWLKQPLFIQSFAPTSIIYVSKLIDSPKVFLIDDITVRTQDTNQSYWEITSDDYLAYIGKYVVGLGPWKDTIVPAAGNYLMPPSDLVARAHAHNLQVHPYTYRNENQFLHFNFHQDPYAEYDFWIKNVGVDGLFTDFTGTLHQYQELTSPHRKDETANSLLVKISQMISAYEGL from the exons ATGCGCCCATCTCGCT GTTGTGTTCCCCTTTTTCTTCTGCTACTATCACATTTGGCATTTGCTAGACCTCTCTTTCCACTACCAAGTAAGACGAAGAACGAAGAGAAAAGGCCCATACAGACATTTCGACCATATAATATTGCTCATCGTGGCTCAAACGGGGAAATTCCTGAAGAAACAGCTGTTGCATACCTG AGGGCTATTGAAGAAGGTGCAGATTTTATAGAGACTGACATCCTTGCTAGCAAAGATGGGACCTTGATCTGTTTTCATGATGTAACACTTGATGAGACAACTGATGTTGCCGAGCATAAGGAGTTTGCCAATCGAAGAAGAACCTATGAAGTGGAGTGGTCTAATGTTACTGGATGGTTTGTAG TGGACTTCACCCTGGAGGAACTTAAAACACTTAAAGTGAAGCAGAGATACTCATTCAGAGATCAACAGTACAATG GTATGTTTTCAATCATCACGTTTGAAGAATTCATTTCAATTGCCCTAGATGCGGATAGAACTGTTGGCATATACCCAGAGATTAAAGATCCAGTTTTTATCAACAAGCAT GTCAAGTGGGCTGATGGAAAGAAGTTTGAGGACAAATTTGTGGATACCTTGCTTAAATATGGATACAAAGGTCAATACATGTCAGAGAATTGGCTAAAGCAGCCATTGTTTATACAATCCTTTGCTCCCACCTCCATTATATATGTATCAAAATTGATTGACTCTCCCAAGGTATTTTTGATTGATGATATAACTGTGAGAACACAAGACACGAACCAG TCATACTGGGAAATAACTTCAGATGACTACCTTGCATATATTGGGAAATACGTTGTCGGCCTTGGTCCATGGAAAGATACCATTGTTCCAGCTGCAGGAAACTACTTGATGCCACCAAGTGATCTTGTTGCACGGGCACATGCTCATAATCTCCAG GTGCATCCATACACTTACAGGAATGAGAACCAGTTCCTGCACTTCAACTTCCATCAGGATCCCTACGCTGAATATGATTTCTGGATAAAGAATGTGGGGGTTGATGGACTGTTTACAGATTTCACTGGAACCCTTCACCAGTACCAAGAATTGACATCCCCGCACCGGAAGGATGAAACTGCAAACAGCCTCCTAGTAAAAATTAGTCAAATGATCTCAGCATATGAAGGTCTCTGA